The window CTCGGCGGGCGTGCGCGCGTGCGGATCGAGCCCGGCGCGCCGCTTGCGCACCTCGTCGCTCGCGATGTGGCGGAAGCCGGTGGTGCGCGCGAGCTGGACGGCGAGCGTCGTCTTGCCCGAGCCCGAGAGGCCCGTGCAGCAGACGATCGCCGGTCCCGCGGAGCTCCAGGCGAGACGCGTCGCGAGCGCGAAGTGCACGCGGGAGCGCTCCGCCGCCTCGTCGCGCTCGCGCGGCGCGACGTCGTCGCCGCGCGCCTTGAGGCCCATCACCATGCCGCGGATGCAGGCGCGGTGGCAGGCGTAGAACGGCAGCAGGACGCGCACGTCGGTGTCGCCGGTCGCGGCGACGTAGGCGTCGACGAAGACCTGCGCGAGCTCCGGGTGGCCGCGCGCCTCGAGATCCATCGCGAGGAACGCGACCTCGGAGGCGACGTCATTGGTGCGCAGCTCCGGCGAGAACTCGAGGCAGTCGAAGGCGTGCAGCCCGGCCGGCACCTCGGGCGCGCCGTCGAGCGGCGGCAGCGGCGTCTCGACGAGACAGAGGTTGCCCGTGTGCAGATCGCCGTGGCCGTCGCGCACGCGTCCCGCCGGGCCGCGGGTCGCGAGCAGCGTCTCGTGGCGCTGCGCGAACGTCGGTCCGAAGTCGGACAGCACCTCGTGGTCGGCGACGCCGAGCAGCGTGCCGGCCATCGGCGCCGCGTCGTCCATCACCTGACGCCAGCGGGCGATCGTGCTCGCCGCGTCGGCGATCGCGAGCTGCGGTGGAGGCGTCGTGTCGGGGCTCGCGTGAAAGCGCGCCAGGTCACGCGCGAACGCTTCGAGCACGTCCGCGTGCACGCGGCCCTCCGCGAGCGCGACCGGCAGCATGCCGCGCTCGGGCAGGGCGCGCATCCAGACCAGCGGCTCGACCTCCGCGCCGTCGCCGTCGAGCGCGAGCGAGCCGTCGCGCGCGCGCGTCACGCTCCGCACGCCGAAGTACACCGACGGGCACAGCCTGCGGTTGAGCCGGACTTCCTCCTCGCAGAAGCGGCGTCTCAGCTCGAGCGTCGAGAAGTCGGCGAACGAGTAGCGCACCGACTTCTTGAGCTTGCAGGCGTACGCGCCCGCCACGAAGACGTGCGAGACGTGCGTCTGGTAGTGGCGCACCGCCTCGGGGCGGTGCGGGTAGAACGATGGCTGCGAGAGGGCGCGAACGACCTCTTCCTGGTCGGACACGCCCGCTTCGCTACTACTTGACCTGGATCGACTCCAGGTACTTGCCGATGTTCAGGAGCTGCGCGTCGGCGGCGTCCTGGCTGTACATGCCCTCCTCGAGCGGACGGCCGAGGATCGTCCCCCACACCGGCATCTCGCGCGTGCCGTGCGCCGCGATGGGCTGGTCACCCTTCACGATGTTGATGACCTCCATCATCGGGAACTTGCCGCCGTTCTCCTTGGCGAGCGTCGTGAGGTTCGTCGGCCGCTTGGTGAACAGCCGCGACGCGATGCCGTCCTCCCCGGTGGCGCTCGGGCCGTGACAGGTCGCGCAGTACTTCATGTACATTTCCTTGCCGAGCTTGATCTGCGGATCCTCGTCGGCGGCGAGCGCGACGGTCGCGCCGAGTGCCAGCGCCGCGATGGTGCTGAGTCCGATCAGCATGCCTCGATGATGCATTGACGCACCTCCCTCCGTCCGGCGGACGTCGACAACCATCCCGCTCGGGGCGGCCGACCAGTACAACAATGCCTCGTTCTTTTCTAGGAAGCCCGCGGCGCGATCCCGTGCCAGGGCGGCGGCTGGTCGAGCGCGGCGAAGGTGCGCTCGATGGCCTGGCGCGTGCCCCAGTCGCTCCAGCCGGTGCGCTCCGCGCGCAGCACGACGAGCTCGTTCGGCACCTGCGCGAGCACGTCGCTCGAAAAGTTCCAGGCGGGCGTCGACGCGTAGAGCCGGTCCAGCGCGGCCGGATCCTCGCTCGCCGCGCGAAGCGCCGCGAACTCGACCGGCCGCACGGCGGCGATCAGCTCGAGCATGCGCGCCGCGCGCATCACCATGACCAGCGAGTTCCACAGGCCGCCGCGACGCCAGATGCGGCGCGCGAGCGCGCGGTCGGGTTTCTCGCGGAAGCTCGCCACCTGGAAGGCCGGCGTCGCGTCGAGCGTCGGCAGCGGGTTTGCGGGCACGACGTAGCCGTAGCCCGGCGCCGCGTGGTCGGGCTCGATGCCGAGCAGCGCGATCTTGTCGGGGAACTGCTCGACCAGCAGCGCCGCGCGGTGCACGCAGTCGCGGAACGCGCTCGCGTCGGCGACGTAGTGATCGCTCGGGAAGACGGCGAGGCGCGCGCCCGGCGCACGCCGCTCGAGCTCGAGCAGGCTCCACAGGATGCCGGGTCCGGTGTCGCGGTTGCACGGCTGCACCAGGACGTTCTGCTCGGGCAGCGTGCCGAGCTGCGGCAGCGCGAGCGTCAAGTGATCGCGATTGACGATCACCAGCGTGCGCTCGAGCGGCACGAGCGGCGCGATGCGCGCGAGCGTCGCCTCGAGCATCGAGCAGTCGCCGGTGATGCGACAGTACTGCTTCGGGATCGGACGTCCGGCGAGCAGCGTGGTCAGATCGCGCAGCCGCGTGCCGTCGCCGCCGGCCAGTACGAGTGCCCAGATGTCCGCAGCGGCCCGCGCGTCTTCCATGTCGTCTCCGCGTTCGACGGTGGAGCAAGCCATATGCCGGTCGCCCGAGACGCATCGACCGGCACGATGGTTCATCGGTCCGACGTGCGATTGACTTGAGAAGCGGTGCGGCGGCATCGTCGATCACGAGCCGCTCGTCTCGTCGCTTCGCTCTCCGAGGGTTTGCATGGACAAGAAGGAGTTCTTCGAGTCGGTATCGCGTCGTCTGAAGTGCGACGCGCAGCGGGCCGAGGGTGTGACCCTCGCGGTCTTCCAGCAGCTGCGCGATCGCTTGACGCCGAAGGAGGCGGCCGACGTCGCGGCGCAGCTCCCGACGGGGCTCAAGCCGCTGTGGCTGGACAACGAGCGCCCCGGGCGCGGCGTCGACAAGGTGCACCGCGAAGAATTCATCGGCCGCATTCGACGCTTTGCTGGCCTGCCCGACGACGCCGAGGCCGAGCGCAGCGTCAAGGCCGTATTTGCGACCCTACAGAAGCTTCTCGGGAGCCCGACCGGCAAGGAGGGCGAGGCGTGGGACATCTTCAGCCAGCTCCCGAAGGACCTGAAGGAGCTCTGGCTGGAGGCGGCCGACGAGCGCGACGAAACGCAGCGGAGGTGAAGCATGCGTGACGAAGGCAGCTCGGATCGTCGCCGACTGGGACGCGAGATGCGCGACGTGCTGCTGGCTCGGCGCGCGGAGCTGTTGAACCACAAGCAGCGCCTCGAGGACGACCTCAGCGTGCTCGCCAGCGAGAACGAGCCCGAGCTCGTCGAGCGCGGCCAGGAGGAGACGATGGCGCGCCTGCTGCGTCGGCTCGACGACCAGGAGCGCGTCGAGATCGAGGCGATCGACCGCGCGCTCGGTCGCATCGAGGCTGATGCCTACGGCGTGTGCGACGCGTGCGCGACGCCAATCGACCCCGCACGCTTGCGCGCGATCCCGTGGACGACGACCTGCCTGCCCTGCGCGCAGGCGCGCTCGCACGGCGAGCGTCCGGTCGCGTCGCGCCACGCTTGACGTAGGGCTGACGTAGAACACCGAGCGCGCTCGCGCCGACGCGCCACTGCCCTTTGGACCGGCGTGTCGACGATGATACCGTCGAGGTGTCGGCGGCGTCGGAGGGATCCGCCGGGCTCACAGGTTGCGGATTCCGGTCCTCTCCCGAACGATGCGGCACCAAGGCTCGCAGTTGAAGGAGAAGCTGCGCACGAGCGTGCGCGCGCTGCTCGGCGTGGGCGACGACGAGTCCTTGCAGGACTTCGTCGCGCAGCGCGGCGGCTCGCTGCGCCGACACGGCACGCAGGCGCTGCGCAAGCTCGAGCAGGTGCTCCAGGGGCTCGGCATCGCGCCGCCTCCGCGCCGTGACGATGGGGCGGGCTCGATCGCGGAGGACGGCTCGTCGGAGATCGTGCCGCAGCC is drawn from Candidatus Binatia bacterium and contains these coding sequences:
- a CDS encoding AAA family ATPase; the encoded protein is MSDQEEVVRALSQPSFYPHRPEAVRHYQTHVSHVFVAGAYACKLKKSVRYSFADFSTLELRRRFCEEEVRLNRRLCPSVYFGVRSVTRARDGSLALDGDGAEVEPLVWMRALPERGMLPVALAEGRVHADVLEAFARDLARFHASPDTTPPPQLAIADAASTIARWRQVMDDAAPMAGTLLGVADHEVLSDFGPTFAQRHETLLATRGPAGRVRDGHGDLHTGNLCLVETPLPPLDGAPEVPAGLHAFDCLEFSPELRTNDVASEVAFLAMDLEARGHPELAQVFVDAYVAATGDTDVRVLLPFYACHRACIRGMVMGLKARGDDVAPRERDEAAERSRVHFALATRLAWSSAGPAIVCCTGLSGSGKTTLAVQLARTTGFRHIASDEVRKRRAGLDPHARTPAEVGATLYRDEMRRETYRALAAEAEHALARGDAVILDATFHRREEREPVHALARRVRCPLVFLECVADEATIRERLRRRHERPEQAAAAGQPALSDAGWEVYVAQRGRAEPLEAAEPALRIDTSGDPEEVATRALRLLWAWRRRHVARAVLTDAS
- a CDS encoding DUF2267 domain-containing protein; protein product: MDKKEFFESVSRRLKCDAQRAEGVTLAVFQQLRDRLTPKEAADVAAQLPTGLKPLWLDNERPGRGVDKVHREEFIGRIRRFAGLPDDAEAERSVKAVFATLQKLLGSPTGKEGEAWDIFSQLPKDLKELWLEAADERDETQRR
- a CDS encoding TraR/DksA C4-type zinc finger protein, whose protein sequence is MRDEGSSDRRRLGREMRDVLLARRAELLNHKQRLEDDLSVLASENEPELVERGQEETMARLLRRLDDQERVEIEAIDRALGRIEADAYGVCDACATPIDPARLRAIPWTTTCLPCAQARSHGERPVASRHA
- a CDS encoding sugar phosphate nucleotidyltransferase is translated as MEDARAAADIWALVLAGGDGTRLRDLTTLLAGRPIPKQYCRITGDCSMLEATLARIAPLVPLERTLVIVNRDHLTLALPQLGTLPEQNVLVQPCNRDTGPGILWSLLELERRAPGARLAVFPSDHYVADASAFRDCVHRAALLVEQFPDKIALLGIEPDHAAPGYGYVVPANPLPTLDATPAFQVASFREKPDRALARRIWRRGGLWNSLVMVMRAARMLELIAAVRPVEFAALRAASEDPAALDRLYASTPAWNFSSDVLAQVPNELVVLRAERTGWSDWGTRQAIERTFAALDQPPPWHGIAPRAS
- a CDS encoding c-type cytochrome, giving the protein MHHRGMLIGLSTIAALALGATVALAADEDPQIKLGKEMYMKYCATCHGPSATGEDGIASRLFTKRPTNLTTLAKENGGKFPMMEVINIVKGDQPIAAHGTREMPVWGTILGRPLEEGMYSQDAADAQLLNIGKYLESIQVK